AAATGTAAAATCGATACACAATGCAAAATTACAAATCACGTTTTGACAAGTATGCTCAACGGTATTAACTAATTCTCCAAACAGTTATTcgttgaaaggaaaaaaatatatattaaattaatttttttttgtcccctTAGTAttcccatccaacacccaaaataTCTAATTCTCATGTCCAATAGACGCATACTAATACTATTAAGTATCAGCAActtgtgggtttcagttagctcaattaataaagtttctgatggttgtataagagatttagaGTTCAATTCCCACCTacactaaaaattaattggtgtcttagtttaatgataaagagttatcataaAAAACGGACaacataggttgaaactctcttaaaaaaaaaaaaaaaaaaaagtatcagcAACTTGCTTCTTCCctatatttaaatttgaaacttgataCAAAGCTaatatctcttaaaaaaaaaaaaagtatcagcAACTTGCTTCTTccctaaatttaaatttgaaacttgataCAAAGTTaatatctcttaaaaaaaaagtatcagcAACTTGCTTCTTccctaaatttaaatttgaaacttgataCAAAGTTaatatctcttaaaaaaaaagtatcagcAACTTGCTTCTTccctaaatttaaatttgaagcTTGATACAAAGttaaaatcttaaaatattAGCAAAGCAAagttaaaaatcttaaaatattaGCAAAAGCAATTTCCACATCATTCCTCGTCAATCTTTTGTAAATTGCTATGCAAGGAGAGAGTGAGAATTGATTGCCTGACTTTTTCGCCCGTTCCCTATTTCTTGatatctttgtttttataatgaCTTTCTGAGTTTACCTAGCACTTTCGTTTTTaaggagtattttttttttttttttttgaggaagttTTTAAGGAGTATTTATGGTTTACCTAGTTTCAAGCGATTTATTTGGAAGAACTAGGTGGAGAgagtcattttcatttttcactatttatctaaaagtaaaacttaaaattattataaatttttactataaaattataaaaattgatatattaataaatctgatttttactataatttttttctttcaaattgataaattaataaatatggaTAGTTTCATCTCAATAATGTAATGAATAAATAACTGAATTACTTTTCAACAATTGgtgatatatttgtaagacttatataataaaaattgtattatccctaatttttttagaagaatattaTCTCTAAAATGAtcctatttaaaatttgaaatgacgcgacattaaaaacttttctaaaatggattgttaactaaTACTTTAAGAGTACttgttagcattttccttttaaacttatttaataCTCTTATAAATTAGTATGAAACTAGAATAAATAGTtggatatattttttaatttgtaatatttaactCAAAACTGAATTAAATGTCTTCCAATCAGGattctattaaaattttaaaatatgatagtgagtttaatttttttttttttttttttgtgttctagttagcttaactgataaagtctctaatggttaaACAAGAGATCTGAAGTTCAATccctacctacaccaaaaactgattggtgtcttggtctgatttATTAGGAACGaacaccataagttgaaactctctcaatttttttttttttttttagaagggaggtaagtgagttttttttttttttttttttggagaacgGAGGTAAGTGAGTTTAATTAGTAAATTTAAAGATACATCCAATTTTATATTGATGCATAATAAGAAAAGCATCAATAAAAGTAATGTTACTCTACCATAAGTTGACAAAACATGAAACATGTCTTGAAATTGGACTAAAGAGTCTGTttgagaacaacttatttagttaaaactaaaaaaattttgctgaaaatactatagataaagctaaaagatAGATAAAATAGCACAGTGAcactcataaataataccaaaaaatataataagactcataaataataacaaaaataaactaaataataataaaaaaactgattttttaagttaatatcAAACACAACAACCTAAGTAACAAGTACCATGCTACTTTTTCAAGAGTGGCTATGTACTATAAagttagtctttttttttcttttatttattattatttttttaagcgAGCCAAGCCAGGTCACTTTTATCCATTTATTTATCCAAgaggcaaaaaaagaaaaaagaaaaaaaatagtggggCTATAAATTGTAATAATACTGAAACACAGGGGCGTTACCACATCCCCAGATTAAGAATCTCTATATAATGCATATCAGACTGAGCCACTCTTGTTGTGGATCCTCACACACGGCACACCTTTGCCAAAGTGATGAAATTCTTAACAAACAACAGCTAATTACCAAAGCAGCAACCAAAGTAACAATCATTATTAATGACtgactgagagagagaaagaaagaaagaaagggcaaCCTCAAATGAGACACACAGAAAATGGCTCTAATGGCGACTAGAACGAAGGTACCGCTGCTGCTGCTGCatagagttgttaaaaatggAGGGGCGTTTGGGAAAGTGGGTGCAATGCGTTCATCTTCAACGGCGGTGGTGGAGTCTAGGCCTGTTGGGTTGGGTGTGTTGGGACTGAAAGACTATGAGGATTATAGAAGGTCTTTGTATGGTGAGATCACTCACAAGGCCTTGCTGGTTGACGCTGCTGGCACTCTTCTTGTTCCTTCTCAGCCCATGGCTCAggtccctccctctctctctctctttctctcttagacATGTTTCTATGTATGTTTTTTGTTGTGTCTGTATGTGATTTTTGGCTTAGTGGGTCTGATTGCATGAGTTGGAATTCTGGGTACTGTGTTTTTTGCATTATTGGATTTCTGGGTTCTCACTTCTCAGTGGTTGTATTTGTACTTTTATTGTACTGTTGGAATTCAGAAATCTTTGCATgtgtgttgttgttgtgttcATTTAAGTGATTTTTTCATGTTTGGCTTAGAGGGTCTGACTGCATGTGTTGGAATTCTGGTTATCtgggtagtttttttttggcattaatGGATTTCTGGGTGAAAGTATGTATGAATTggaaatttgggttttgagggaATGTATTGAATGAATTGAATTAATggctttttgggtttttttttttagtttcacttttttcttctttctctttcttatctCTATTGGTGCTATCTTTTAGTAGAACTTATGGTTTTTGGAGTTGAAATTCATGAATTTTGTCTTGTTCATTTTGACAACTCTCTCTGTTTgttcacttttttcttctttctctttcttatctCTATTGGTGCCATCTTTTAGTTGAACTTATGGTTTTTGGAGTTGAAATTCATGAATTTTGTCTTGTTCATTTTGACAACTCTCTATGTTTgttcacttttttcttctttctctttcttatctCTATTGGTGCCATCTTTTAGTAGAACTTATGGTTTTTGGAGTTGAAATTCATGAATTTTGTCTTGTTCATTTTGACAACTCTCTATGTTTgttcacttttttcttctttctctttcttatatcTATGTTCATTTTGACAACTCTCTATGTTTGTGTTCGTTATAGATATATAGGACGATTGGGGAGAAATATGGGGTGAAGTACTCAGAGGATGAGATATTGAACAGATACAGAAGGGCATATGGGCAGCCTTGGGGTGGATCCCGTCTCAGGTCCGTTCCAGTTCTTTTCTccatttccaatttttttggattatatGGTAGTAATCAATTATGTTGTTATCACTTCCTATATTCTTAAtcttttccctttgtttttttttttttttttggggtagtttatcatatatattttctctcatatttcaaaattttccaaatgagGTGCAAATATGCTGGAAAGTAATTTGGAATCAAGTAATGCAAAGAAGTAAGAGCACAACATCTTTCACAACGGCTGTTGTAATGCCAAGTAATTTGGAGCACCTTATTTTCACCTTGAGTCCATTACTAACACCACGTTTATTATGCCCCCAATCACGACAGGTCATGTCAACGGTTGTGAAAAAAAGTTACGAAAAATATCTTGTGCATTTGTTGTTTGGAATCGGTTTTCTTTATTccgctttctttttcttacaaCAGTACTGAATGACTTTGTTTCTTTAAGAGAGTTGATACTTTTTGCCAACATATGTTGCTAAAGTCACCCAGTGCCATGCTAAAGTTTTCCTTATTAACCCATTTGTAATTAATGGGTTGGTGTTACGTCTTTCAGTTCTGACTTGAGAGGGGCAGTGTTCTGGAGTACTAAACATTTTTCCGATTTgtattatatgtttttgaaattaCAGTTGCCATGAGGGAACAGGACCAGTTTGTCTAGCACATAAGcaagatatttttaaattttggtctaGGGTGTGGGACCAATTTAGTAATTTCATTGCTGATTGATGTTTTACTTCAGGAGTAAGTTACTAATGACATATGGGTTAAAATTGTGTTGTCCTCCTTTCAAAGCATGCTGATTTATCTGTGTCAGCTCTTTCAGTGATATGAGTTGGATCTATAAGCATACCAGCCACTGATTCAAGAAATCCAAGATCATTGAAGCCGTATTGTGGCCAAAATATTGTTATTGCAACAATGATCTGATCTGGACACTTAATGCTGAGataaattatgtttttgagaCAATCAAGAATTGGATATCTCGCTTTTAAAAGGTTGAGtccaaataatttaatttttggtcatGGATTTTGCAAAACAAACTTAGGATATGTTGGGAACAAAGATATATGAGGGGAGAGGAGAGGTGAAGGGTAGCCAGAAAAGTATATTTCAGCCACCCATCCAGCCCCTCTCCTCCCATCCCCTTTCTAAACCTAGAATTAGAGATTCTATTACTTAGGTAGATCAGTTGAGCTGTCTccaattcaaaatcaaatttattgtttctgacctcatctctctctcacggagacggttttttttttttttttttttttggggggggggggttgattttgaaaaaaaaagaagaagataacatgaaaaaggaaaagtggCTCATTGCTTGCTTTCCTACACATTAGAAAAGAAAGTTTACGAAACTTATTCAAGTGGAGTAATATTTATGCACGATCGTCTTTCAtctttttgtatattttctcAGTGGTTAAGATGAAACTAaatcaacttaaaaaaatttaataaaaaatcactGGAATTAAAAAGATGATCATGTACTACATCCAAAAATGGTAGAGTGATTAATGCGCTGGTGACAAAGACACATTAAttggatagaatagaatgacgaagaaaattttaaaaaacagtGTATATCTTTTGATTTTAAACTTATCTTTTTCTCATGTTTGGTTTGAATAGACTCTTTTTAAATGCAGTAATTTAGTAGGTCAGCCTAATTTTCATATGGTtttgtttacaaaattttatcatcTTGGTAATTCACTTATGTGTATGAACACTTCAAAATATCACCTCTAAAATATCACCAGAGGATTTGTCCATGACTGTATCTAGATTTTGTGACCTTGTTAAGGTCACCCTATTTTCTTGCTTATTATCTTTAAAGGGTCCAATGTAAAGTCTGTTTCCTACGTGCCATGTTTTCAGGTTCTTAAACAGTGGCAATGGACACACTTCTACCTGTTTTCATTTCTTAAGCCCTTAgcttttaaataattaaaattgaacaTTATTAAGAATGATATTCTTCACATTCCCATTACCAAAACTGCAAAAGGTAGCAATTTTTCTGTCATGTTTGTTGAGGATCTCTTATCTTAATcaataatgtttttgtttttcttcaattGCAGATATGTCAATGATGCAAGGCCTTTCTGGCAATATATAGTCAGTTACTCCACTGGCTGTTCAGATTCCCAGTACTTTGAAGAACTTTACAACTACTATAGCACTAACAAGGTTGGGTCATTTCTAAATTAGCTTTTATAAATTGCATGCTTTGAGTTTTAAACTTATGTAGTTATAATTCTTTCTCCAATTTTTCTTTCCATAGGCTTGGCACCTCTGTGATCCTGATGCTGAGAATGTATTTAAAGCTCTTAGGAAAGCAGGTGTGAAGTTGGGTGTTGTGTCAAATTTTGACACTCGGTTAAGACCTTTAATGCGATCTCTAAACTGTGACCATTGGTTTGATGCTGTGGCAGTTTCAGCTGAAGTATGTCCATTGATTTCTtcattatatatagtttttttttttgtttttttaattttttttattaccccCTTTCATACACACAATGGGATGGCTAGCGGCATGTGTATGAGGTTTATCTTTCTGATATGTATACACATGCATATGTACACTGATCCGTATTGCATTCAATGAAGTCATTTAAACTTCAAGAAATAATGTCATACATATATCATAATTGTATTAGCAATCTAATGGTGAACTTTTCTTATGAGCAATTTGTTTTCCTCTACTATCTATGGTCTTGACTATGATTCTCTCTCCCTAAACAGGTTGAAGCAGAGAAGCCAAATCCAACAATATTTCTAAAAGCTTGTGATTTATTGGGAGTAAAGCCCGAGGATGCTGTACATGTAGGGGATGACCGTAGGAATGATATATGGGGTGCTAGAGATGCAGGCTGTGATGCTTGGCTTTGGGGAAGTGAAGTTCACTCTTTTAAGGAGGTAGGTTGTCATCTGCATCTCTTATTTTCCTGGGAATTACTTGGATGAGTGTTtttttccatgtaattttttatgttataatatatttcaGGAAGAGAACATAGTGGTTATATCTCTGGTTTATATTCTTCTAGCTACTTCTTTTAATGATTCTTGCAACTGTCTTTTGAAGTAAAGAGCTGTGTgtcagtgtgtgtgtgtgtgtgaggaTGTTAAAAGACCTTTGTCTGTTGATTATGGAAGTTTCCTCAAATACACCCTATGAAAATATCTAATTTTAGAAATTCTCAATTATTAGCTTCCTTCGTTATCTTTCAAAGCTTATCTTCATTTTAGAGgtaaataagaaagaagaatagGGTGTGAATGACTATTAAATTgtaaagaagaaattttttttttatgtttttaataagaaaaggTAAATATTTAACATGCCTTTTCATGGCTTTTGAGGAAATGCCCTTTCCTTCAATTGGAAAATGGTTGGTAAATGCGGTAACCAAGCAGATTTGCCTGGAGTATAGGCATTGTAGCATCAAAATCAGTTTTCACAATGCATATTTTTAGGTATCAAtcacatcttcttcttttttcacaaaCACCCCCTCCCCAACACCCCccagccccccccccccaacaaaggGAATCAGTtacatatttagtttaattaaaGTTAcgtttttcaaatttaaagagcaaaattttaaaacttttatgcAAGTGATTTGGCCACTTTACAAGTTATGCATTAACATTGATACTGTGATAAGCAATACTTATCATAGAAATATATCATATCTGCAGTTCAATCCGTTAATGTTAGATGTATGGTGCCATGCCAactcaaaatttctaaaaatcaagGCCTCTTTTGTTTCAGGTGAGGTCAGAAAAGTTTTAGAACATCTTAGGACCAGAATAACTGCGTGTGTTCTGTCTGTTTCTGGGATTTGTGTGCTTGTTGTTATTGCTTTAAGGCTTAATGTATAATGTTTTGTTGCATCTGTCCTTGTAAATAAACTATCCATATCAATTCCATCACCGTTTATTGTTAATCACATTGTTTGTCATTGCTGTTTCCCTATATGGATTTTAGTTAAACCACACTTCAGATTTCTCTAAACAGTAACCTGATCAAGTTATTGCATTTTTAAAGTGAGTTTATgttcttattttatattttctgaTGCAGGTTGCTCAGAGAATAGGGGTCCAGGTTTAAAGAAAAGCAACCCTTTGAAGGAAGCTCTATctgtacagttttttttttttggtttagttttgGTAGTTGTATTTTCTGTGCTGTGTTGTAGTCTGAATAAGAGAGTTGTGAGGTAGTAACTGATGTtacaatattataaataaaataatagtgaGATGATTTTGTTCTCTTCATGCCAAAtagcacactttttttttccttctgaaTATCATCCGCCATTTGCTGTTTGATGTTTCATATGCACAGTATCATTCGCTGTTTGATGTTTCATATGCACAATATCAACCGCGCGATGCAATGACATTCTACCTATGATTGATACAATCTCTACCTGATGTGTGACAGAATACTGAAAACCAGCGTGTATGAGCTTGGTAGCATAGCATGCAGGCCCTCATTTTTGGGTTTATCTGGGGTTATTTCTTTTCACAAAACTCCCATGTCCTCTACTTTTGGGTTTATCTGGGGTTGTCTCTTTCCACAAAACTCCTATGTCCTCGGTTTTTCTGCACCGGGAACGgctagaagaaaagaaagaatttcttggcaaaataaaagaaagatggaatGGATTGCTTACTTGTTTTTTGGGTTGACCAAGAATAGGTGGTCCACCTGAGGTGGAGGGTTCAAAATATGATCCAGTTGAATGGTAAAGAATTTCTTggcaaaataaaagaaagatggaatGGATTGATTACTTGTTTTTGAGTTGACCAAGAACAGGTGGAGGGTTCAAAATATGATCCAGTTGAATGGTAAAGAATTTCTtggcaaaataaaaagaaagatggaatgGACTGCTAACTTGTTTTTGAGTTGACCAAGTACAGGTGGAGGGTTCAAAATATGATCCAGTTGAATGGTAGACTGGGGGGTTTTGAACTTATGACCTTTCACTATACTCTTACAAGGATTTGAGCCAGTAAGTTAAACTTGTTgccattttaagtttttaacttcAGTAAAGCATTCCTTGAACATTAAAAGAAACTGTAGTCTTAATCATCTTCAAAGACTCAATCCATTAATtaatcctttatttatttaattttgaactGGTTTGAAATATTACTATATTCCGTTTGCCTTTTTTCCGGTCGATGGTCATTTACTTTAGATTCACGGAAGTGAGGCCTTATTATGCCCTATAGATAGCCATAACTTTAGATTCACAGAAATGAGGAGGTAGTAGTCTACTCTTTACTTGAGATTGACGGAAATGAGGAGATATCAGATACGTTTTGGTAACAATTATCCACATGCAATAATACACATCACCCACCTTAAAATATGCTTAgctttgatttttcaattttgatccttttgttttttttgggtttagagaggCATCAAAATATCTAACTTTGTATACATCTCTATTTGATTCGCAGACATTctataaacaaaatcaaatctaatttaattaaaaaaatgtgaaatttttcttcattattgCTCTAATAAGATTATTCCAATGTCTTTCTCAAATGCTAGTGTACAAACTCCACATGGgctttgattatatatatattattgttccATGACTAACTTCAAGACCAGTATTATTTTCTCTTGTTTACTTGGCCCAAAAAACTATCCACGTTTAAATTCCCTTGATCCAAGCAATAGTCAAATAAATTGATAATGACAATGAGCTTCATAGACCTAGGATTCCCATTTATACAAATCTCAATCTCCCTATTATGATGTGTGGAACGcctaattttttagaaattgtgGGTGTTATAGGTTGCGAGTTGGTGAGTGGCCTATAAACTTTGGGATTTGGCATGTGACGCGGACACGATTGGGCTCGAgcttgattattattatttttttgggaggggaATGTGGTTAAACTCAACGGTCAAGAGGGctattgtggttgtggtggcaATGAGGTGGTGAATTAAAGGAGTCTTAGGACATGTTTCCTACGTGAGttgaaacaacaatttttaaatactaaaaattgtggggtctagaaaaaaaatgtgtttggtaagAGTGTTTAGTTAAAAGTGTTTGAGtcataattttcaatttagGTAAacattgtattttgaaaatacatCTAGAATAGTTTTTACTTTTCGGATAACAATGCTGAGTGTCATTGTTGTAAAGATTTGAAAAACATTATTGCCATGGTGGAACTCAAAAGGATGAGGTAGGCTAGTTCATCAAGACACAAAGGTGGCATATTGAAAAAGGTGATTTGTTTTGGGTATCTCTATTGTGTGCTTGACTTTGTTGGTGGagggatgaaaattttgatgatgtAACTGACAatatgattttgtgtttttgtttttaattattttcttcatattcattatgttttttgttttgtatttttggctTGATCTTTCAAGTCATCACGATGATAGATGGAGATCAATTGATGTGATCGTATGTTGGTGTAAATAGGGGGTGGGGGAGGGGAAAGGGAAAGAGGAAATGAAAagacaagaaaacaaataagtgataaaacttttatatttatgataatGACAAAACACCGTAGTTTTAGCACATTAAAATGATATCATTTTGAACCAAGCTAACATTTGTTGATGCTCACTTTTGACAAAAGGTCCAATAgtagaagaagcccaacaatatgaaGAAAATGGGAAGAGAAAGTAGTAAAGTAAGCTCAATAGGCCGGAATGGCAAGAATAATGGTCAGCAGGCCCATAAGAATGATAAGAAgtaaagaagaagcaaatgggccaaggaagcccaagaaATGAAATAGTAAACCCATGGGAACAATAAGAGGTAAATAGGAGGTAAatgggccagggaagcccaagGAATGAATTAATAAATTCATTGGGTTGGCTTAAAAACTAATAAGCCTGAATAGTAATAAGAGGTAAAGATGTGGTAATTGGGTCAGGGAAGCTCAAAGAATTTAgcaaaagcccatgggagtaaaagaggtaaagaagaagcaaatggACCGAGGAAGCCTAAGGAATGAAATGGGTTGGCACAGCAGGAATGTTAGCcaataaagcccaaaagaggTAAGGATGTGGGAAATGGGCTGGGCACAGCAGGAATATTGGCcaataaagcccaaaagaggTAAGGGTGTGGGAAGTGGACTGGCAAAAGCATCAGCCTAAAAGCCCATGGGTAACAAAGGAATAAAAGAGAGGTAATGATATAGCAGGAACAATGCAGTGTCATAACAGGACCCTCGGCCAAGAGGCCTACCAACGCAGGAAGGAAGATGGGCTAGGCAGGAAGGAGAGGGCCTGCACCTAAGCAATACCCAGTCTAAAGAAGAGATGGAAGTAGGGTGTCCAGTGAGTAAAAGACCCGACCAACCCGAGGCCCAACGGGTGGACCCGAAGTCCATGGTGGGTCGGATTCGGGTCCCTCTCTAATAAAACCTGAATAATCAGTTCGGGTGGCGGGTTACTAGGTTAAAAACCCGTAGAGCCCGACCCGACTAATGctttaagataaataaatatatatatatatatatatatgttggtaATTTGCAGAACACGTGAAGTCTGAATGGAGAAGTGTACTAATTGGACTAAAAGCTGAGTTTGTTTAGTGCTACATGCAAGACTACAAGAGTGATGGGACTAAAAGGCTAAAACCACTGAGTATCCATGCCTAAAACCACTCATATTACACAGTTTCCATGCAAAGAAAATCTTCTACTAAAGATATGGAACGGCTAGTCGGCTACACTTCAAATCAAATGGCAATTTTTCATCACGTCCCCATGCCCATGGTCATGAATCATGGTTTAGGGTTTCAAGACTCTACTCGGCTACacttcaaatcaaaatcaaaatcagattTTCCTTACTCCTTTCTCTACTCGGCTACACTTCAAGACTCTCAAGTTTCAaccctcatctctctctctcttataaatGGGTCTTCTCTGAGTTCTCACCTTTCTCTCTGCTCTCTAGTGATTTCAAaatctctccttttttatttttaaacaaaccAAGTCCTTTACTCCTTTacatcaaagattcaaaatctTTCTCGTTTCTTCACTCCACCGAGTTGCTAGTTGCTATTACTGCTGCCTCATAGCCCACCTGACGCTTCCGTCTTCACTCCATGGGGCTTCTTAGCCTCTCAGTCTCGACTTCCTAGTCTCAGATCaggtaaaaaaatttcccttttcATCCCTCTTTTTCTGTATTTTGTGTTTATGATATGGGTTTATCattttgttcaaattatttattttttgatatgtaATAAGAATCATATGAAAACCAACTTAAGGGATCTTGTTCAAatgatttaaaacttaaaaattagggaccaaattgaacaATAGATTTGATTCAAAgatgaaaccctaattttttttatttgatttgttgttcAAAGACTTGATTTATCACTTTTCAAAGATGGAACCCCTAATTTgagtgtgtttgtttgtgttatcATTTTTCGAAAACTTGAGTTATCAC
The DNA window shown above is from Quercus lobata isolate SW786 chromosome 7, ValleyOak3.0 Primary Assembly, whole genome shotgun sequence and carries:
- the LOC115953116 gene encoding N-acylneuraminate-9-phosphatase, which encodes MALMATRTKVPLLLLHRVVKNGGAFGKVGAMRSSSTAVVESRPVGLGVLGLKDYEDYRRSLYGEITHKALLVDAAGTLLVPSQPMAQIYRTIGEKYGVKYSEDEILNRYRRAYGQPWGGSRLRYVNDARPFWQYIVSYSTGCSDSQYFEELYNYYSTNKAWHLCDPDAENVFKALRKAGVKLGVVSNFDTRLRPLMRSLNCDHWFDAVAVSAEVEAEKPNPTIFLKACDLLGVKPEDAVHVGDDRRNDIWGARDAGCDAWLWGSEVHSFKEVAQRIGVQV